The genome window GCGATTATGAAACGATCGTCCTCGCGCCGAGCTCCGCGCAAGAGATGTTTGATCTGACGGTCACCGCGTTCAATCTCTCGGAGAGGTATCGCTTGCCCGTGTTGATCCTGAGCGACGCCGTCATCGGCCACATCACAGAACGGGTGATCATCCCTCCGGAAGAGGAGATCACGATCGTGAATCGGAAGAAGTTCACGGGCCCGCGTGAAGCCTATCTGCCGTATCTCCCGGAGGAGGATTTGGTACCGCCGATGGTCGCCGCGGGCGAGGGATATCGAGTCTACATCACCGGCCTCACGCATGACGAACGCGGCTATCCCTCGACGTCGCCGGAGGTACAAGAGCGACTCGTGCGCCGACTCGCGGAGAAGATCTGGCGGAACGCGCGCGACATCATTCGGCTGGAGGAACGCGGGATCGAAGACGCTGAGGTCGTGCTCGTGGCTTACGGGATTTCGGCGCGCGTCGCCTATCGCGCGATGGAGTTGGCGCGCGCGGCCGGTCGTCGCGTCGGATGGCTACGGTTGATCACTGTCTGGCCGTTTCCGGAGGAGCGCATTCGCGACCTCGCGACTCGAGTGCGCGCCTTCGTCGTTCCGGAACTCAATCTCGGGCAGATTGTTCGAGAAGTCGAACGCTGCGCCGCCGGACGCGCGCGTACGATCCCGG of Blastocatellia bacterium contains these proteins:
- a CDS encoding 2-oxoacid:acceptor oxidoreductase subunit alpha; the encoded protein is MKRGPAVLTGVHFFNGDVACAEGALAAGCRFFAGYPITPATEIAERMAERLPEVGGTFIQMEDEIASLSAVLGASWAGVKAMTATSGPGFSLMMENLGFGYMTETPCVIVNVQRGGPSTGLPTLVGQGDMMQARWGSHGDYETIVLAPSSAQEMFDLTVTAFNLSERYRLPVLILSDAVIGHITERVIIPPEEEITIVNRKKFTGPREAYLPYLPEEDLVPPMVAAGEGYRVYITGLTHDERGYPSTSPEVQERLVRRLAEKIWRNARDIIRLEERGIEDAEVVLVAYGISARVAYRAMELARAAGRRVGWLRLITVWPFPEERIRDLATRVRAFVVPELNLGQIVREVERCAAGRARTIPVLRPGGAVHDPREILTVIEEVFHD